A section of the Streptomyces sp. Je 1-369 genome encodes:
- a CDS encoding DUF397 domain-containing protein gives MTETPRIPTDLDWTRAAPEDEQGPGPWIEIAFGADGDAVYLRETSDPDNIVTTTRKKWDAFVLGVQAGEFDHFVEGVE, from the coding sequence ATGACCGAGACCCCCCGTATCCCCACCGACCTCGACTGGACCCGCGCCGCGCCCGAGGACGAGCAGGGTCCAGGGCCCTGGATCGAGATCGCCTTCGGTGCGGACGGCGACGCCGTCTACCTGCGTGAGACCAGCGATCCGGACAACATCGTCACGACCACCCGCAAGAAGTGGGACGCCTTCGTGCTCGGCGTGCAGGCGGGCGAGTTCGACCACTTCGTGGAGGGTGTCGAGTAA
- a CDS encoding SAM-dependent methyltransferase — MQDAAQRLKTLAEQLMGAPLPVRIRAWDGSEAGPPNTPTLVVRNRRALRHLVWKPGELGLARAWVAGDLDVDGDLYEALDAMAEFIWERADSSASLRQSLRDPAFRAAARSLVALSAPFLPPAPPPEEMRRPGRLHLHTKGSDRRAISHHYDVGNDFYELVLGPSMVYSCAYWESPDGTLENAQRDKLEIVSRKLALEPGMRLLDVGCGWGSMAVHAAREHGVSVVGVTLSHEQAAYARKRIAEEGLTDRIEIRVQDYRDVRDGPYDAISSIGMAEHVGAERYLEYARDLHALLRPGGRLLNHQIARRPQADESAYSVDEFIDAYVFPDGELAPLGTTVDLLERAGFEVRDVETLREHYALTLRRWVANLEAHWPEGQRLTSPGRARIWRLYMAASALAFERNRIGVNQVLAVKTPESGASGMPLRARDWR; from the coding sequence ATGCAGGACGCCGCACAGCGGCTCAAGACCCTCGCCGAGCAGCTCATGGGAGCCCCGCTACCGGTCCGTATCCGCGCCTGGGACGGGTCGGAAGCAGGCCCGCCGAACACCCCCACCCTCGTCGTACGCAACCGCCGCGCCCTGCGCCACCTCGTGTGGAAGCCGGGGGAGCTGGGCCTCGCGCGCGCCTGGGTGGCCGGTGACCTGGACGTCGACGGGGACCTGTACGAGGCCCTGGACGCCATGGCGGAGTTCATCTGGGAGCGTGCCGACAGCTCCGCGAGCCTGCGGCAGTCCCTGCGCGACCCGGCCTTCCGCGCCGCGGCCCGCTCCCTCGTCGCCCTCTCCGCGCCCTTCCTGCCGCCCGCCCCGCCCCCGGAGGAGATGCGCAGACCCGGCCGCCTCCACCTCCACACCAAGGGCAGCGACCGCCGCGCCATCAGCCACCACTACGACGTCGGCAACGACTTCTACGAGCTGGTGCTCGGCCCGTCGATGGTCTACTCGTGCGCCTACTGGGAGTCGCCCGACGGCACCCTGGAGAACGCCCAGCGCGACAAGCTCGAGATCGTCTCCCGCAAGCTCGCCCTGGAGCCAGGCATGCGTCTGCTCGACGTCGGCTGCGGCTGGGGCTCCATGGCGGTCCACGCGGCGCGCGAGCACGGCGTGAGCGTCGTCGGCGTCACCCTCTCCCACGAGCAGGCCGCCTACGCCAGGAAGCGGATCGCCGAGGAGGGCCTGACGGACCGGATCGAGATCCGCGTCCAGGACTACCGCGACGTACGCGACGGACCGTACGACGCCATCAGCTCCATCGGCATGGCCGAACACGTCGGCGCCGAACGCTACTTGGAGTACGCGCGCGACCTCCACGCCCTCCTGCGGCCCGGCGGACGGCTCCTGAACCACCAGATCGCGCGGCGGCCGCAGGCGGACGAGTCGGCGTACTCCGTGGACGAGTTCATCGACGCCTACGTCTTCCCCGACGGCGAGCTCGCCCCCCTGGGCACCACGGTGGACCTCCTCGAACGGGCCGGGTTCGAGGTCCGCGACGTCGAGACCCTCCGCGAGCACTACGCCCTCACGCTGCGTCGCTGGGTCGCGAACCTGGAGGCACACTGGCCGGAGGGCCAGCGGCTCACCTCACCCGGCAGGGCCCGCATCTGGCGCCTCTACATGGCCGCGTCCGCCCTCGCCTTCGAACGCAACCGCATCGGCGTCAACCAGGTACTGGCCGTGAAGACCCCGGAGAGCGGGGCTTCAGGGATGCCCCTGAGGGCCAGGGATTGGCGTTAG
- a CDS encoding acetyl-CoA C-acetyltransferase, with the protein MPEAVIVSAARTPIGRAFKGSLKDLRPDDLTATIIEAALAKVPELDPKDIDDLMLGCGLPGGEQGHNLGRIVAVQMGMDHLPGCTITRYCSSSLQTSRMALHAIKAGEGDVFISAGVEMVSRSVKGTSDGLPDTHNPLFADAEARTEAVAKTEGSTWHDPREDGLVPDAYIAMGQTAENLARVKGVTRQDMDEFGVRSQNLAEEAIKNGFWEREITPVTTPDGTVVSKDDGPRAGVTLEGVQGLKPVFRPDGLVTAGNCCPLNDGAAALVIMSDTKARELGLTPLARIVSTGVTGLSPEIMGLGPVEASKQALRRAGLTIDDIDLVEINEAFAAQVIPSYRDLGIDIDKLNVNGGGIAVGHPFGMTGARITGTLINSLQFHDKQFGLETMCVGGGQGMAMVIERLS; encoded by the coding sequence ATGCCCGAAGCCGTGATCGTCTCCGCCGCCCGCACCCCGATCGGCCGTGCCTTCAAGGGCTCGCTGAAGGATCTGCGGCCGGACGACCTGACCGCGACCATCATCGAGGCCGCCCTCGCCAAGGTCCCCGAGCTGGACCCGAAGGACATCGACGACCTGATGCTGGGCTGCGGTCTGCCCGGTGGTGAGCAGGGGCACAACCTCGGCCGCATCGTCGCCGTACAGATGGGCATGGACCACCTTCCGGGCTGCACCATCACCCGGTACTGCTCCTCGTCCCTCCAGACCTCCCGCATGGCCCTGCACGCCATCAAGGCCGGTGAGGGCGACGTCTTCATCTCCGCCGGCGTGGAGATGGTGTCGCGGAGCGTGAAGGGGACCAGCGATGGGCTCCCCGATACCCACAACCCCCTCTTCGCCGACGCGGAGGCCCGTACCGAGGCCGTCGCCAAGACCGAGGGGTCCACGTGGCACGACCCGCGTGAGGACGGGCTCGTCCCGGACGCGTACATCGCGATGGGACAGACCGCCGAGAACCTCGCCCGCGTGAAGGGCGTCACCCGTCAGGACATGGACGAGTTCGGCGTCCGCTCGCAGAACCTCGCCGAGGAAGCCATCAAGAATGGCTTCTGGGAGCGGGAGATCACGCCCGTCACCACCCCGGACGGGACGGTCGTCAGCAAGGACGACGGGCCGCGCGCCGGGGTCACCCTGGAGGGCGTCCAGGGCCTCAAGCCCGTCTTCCGGCCCGACGGCCTCGTCACCGCCGGCAACTGCTGCCCCCTCAACGACGGCGCCGCCGCCCTCGTGATCATGAGCGACACCAAGGCCCGCGAACTCGGCCTGACCCCGCTCGCCCGCATCGTCTCCACCGGCGTCACCGGCCTCTCCCCCGAGATCATGGGCCTCGGCCCGGTCGAGGCGAGCAAGCAGGCGCTCCGGCGCGCCGGGCTGACCATCGACGACATCGACCTGGTCGAGATCAACGAGGCGTTCGCCGCCCAGGTGATCCCCAGCTACCGCGACCTGGGCATCGACATCGACAAGCTGAACGTCAACGGCGGCGGCATCGCCGTCGGCCACCCCTTCGGCATGACCGGCGCCCGCATCACCGGCACGCTGATCAATTCCCTCCAGTTCCACGACAAGCAGTTCGGCCTCGAGACGATGTGCGTCGGCGGCGGCCAGGGCATGGCCATGGTTATCGAACGCCTCAGCTAA
- a CDS encoding Bax inhibitor-1/YccA family protein: MRSSNPVFSRRGFSRDNGFAGFGRQPQAGGPAGATQTQQGNPYAQGNPYAGGQQAPADNPYATNPYAQQDLQHGAPQAPVTTAGRMTMDDVVMRTATTLGTLVVTAAIAWALLPVDDANISKSYGIAIGAGLVAMVLGLVQAFKRKASPALILTYAALEGVFLGVVSSVVDNRIASGAAMQAVLGTMAVFIGVLVAYKAGWIRVNRRFYGFVMAAAMGFLLLTAVNLLFMVFGGGDGLGFRSGGLGIVFGIVGILLGACFLALDFKQVEDGIAYGAPKEEAWLAAFGLTMTLVWIYMEFLRLIAIFSGND; this comes from the coding sequence ATGAGGAGCAGTAACCCGGTCTTCTCGCGACGGGGGTTCAGCCGCGACAACGGCTTCGCAGGCTTCGGCCGGCAGCCGCAGGCCGGGGGACCCGCGGGCGCGACCCAGACCCAACAGGGCAACCCGTACGCGCAGGGCAATCCGTACGCCGGAGGCCAGCAGGCCCCCGCGGACAACCCCTACGCCACGAATCCGTACGCCCAGCAGGACCTGCAGCACGGAGCGCCCCAGGCGCCCGTGACCACCGCGGGCCGTATGACGATGGACGACGTCGTCATGCGTACGGCGACCACGCTCGGCACCCTCGTGGTGACGGCCGCGATCGCCTGGGCGCTGCTGCCGGTCGACGACGCCAACATCAGCAAGTCGTACGGCATCGCGATCGGCGCCGGTCTTGTCGCGATGGTCCTGGGCCTCGTCCAGGCCTTCAAGCGCAAGGCCTCGCCCGCGCTGATCCTGACGTACGCCGCGCTGGAAGGTGTCTTCCTCGGCGTCGTCTCCAGTGTCGTCGACAACCGCATCGCCAGCGGCGCGGCCATGCAGGCCGTGCTCGGCACGATGGCCGTCTTCATCGGCGTCCTCGTGGCGTACAAGGCGGGCTGGATCCGCGTCAACCGTCGCTTCTACGGCTTCGTGATGGCCGCGGCGATGGGCTTCCTGCTGCTCACCGCCGTGAACCTGCTGTTCATGGTCTTCGGCGGCGGTGACGGCCTCGGCTTCCGCAGCGGTGGCCTCGGCATCGTCTTCGGCATCGTCGGCATCCTGCTCGGCGCGTGCTTCCTGGCCCTGGACTTCAAGCAGGTCGAGGACGGCATCGCGTACGGAGCGCCGAAGGAAGAGGCGTGGCTCGCCGCGTTCGGTCTGACGATGACGCTCGTCTGGATCTACATGGAGTTCCTGCGCCTGATCGCGATCTTCTCGGGCAACGACTGA
- a CDS encoding DUF397 domain-containing protein, with translation MPKLTWQKSSYCQEGNSCVHIATSPTGTIHLTESSDPTRAILSTTPTAFAALLRSAQRPAGAETA, from the coding sequence ATGCCCAAGCTCACCTGGCAGAAGTCCTCCTACTGCCAAGAAGGCAACTCCTGCGTACACATCGCTACCAGCCCCACCGGCACGATCCATCTCACCGAAAGCAGCGACCCCACCCGAGCGATACTCAGCACGACCCCCACGGCCTTCGCCGCGCTGCTCCGCTCCGCGCAGCGGCCCGCAGGCGCCGAGACGGCCTGA
- a CDS encoding NAD(P)/FAD-dependent oxidoreductase, whose amino-acid sequence MSTTERPRILVVGGGYVGLYAARRILKKMRFGEATVTVVDPRSYMTYQPFLPEAAAGSISPRHVVVPLRRVLPRAEVLTGRVTTIDQDRKVATIAPLVGEAYELPFDYLVIAMGAVSRTFPIPGLAEQGIGMKGIEEAIGLRNHVLEQLDKADSTTDEEVRRKALTFVFVGGGFAGAETIGEVEDMARDAAKYYNNVKREDMRFVLVDVADKILPEVGPKLGAYGKEHLEGRGVEVYLKTGMDSCVDGHVVLNNGLEVDSNTIVWTAGVKPNPALSRFGLPLGPRGHVDTQTTLQVQGTDYIWAAGDNAQVPDMVGRKAGNENAWCPPNAQHALRQAKVLGDNVISGMRGFPQKEYSHANKGAVAGLGLHKGVAMIVMGKMKIKLKGRLAWYMHRAYHGMAMPTFNRKIRVFADWTLGMFLKREVVSLGAMETPREEFYEAAKPAPKPAAAAEPAPAVKAEEKAKAS is encoded by the coding sequence ATGAGCACCACGGAGCGTCCCAGGATCCTCGTAGTAGGCGGTGGGTACGTAGGCCTGTACGCAGCTCGGCGCATTCTCAAGAAGATGCGCTTCGGAGAGGCGACCGTCACGGTCGTCGACCCCCGTTCGTACATGACCTACCAGCCCTTCCTCCCCGAAGCCGCCGCAGGCAGCATCTCGCCGCGGCACGTCGTCGTCCCGCTGCGACGCGTACTGCCGAGGGCGGAAGTCCTCACCGGCCGGGTCACCACCATCGACCAGGACCGCAAGGTAGCCACGATCGCGCCGCTCGTCGGCGAGGCGTACGAGCTGCCCTTCGACTACCTCGTCATCGCGATGGGCGCGGTCTCCCGCACCTTCCCGATCCCCGGCCTCGCCGAGCAGGGCATCGGCATGAAGGGCATCGAGGAGGCCATCGGCCTGCGCAACCACGTCCTCGAGCAGCTCGACAAGGCTGACTCCACGACCGACGAGGAGGTCCGCCGCAAGGCACTGACCTTCGTCTTCGTCGGCGGTGGCTTCGCGGGTGCGGAGACCATCGGTGAGGTCGAGGACATGGCCCGCGACGCGGCCAAGTACTACAACAACGTGAAGCGCGAGGACATGCGCTTCGTGCTGGTCGACGTCGCCGACAAGATCCTTCCCGAGGTGGGCCCGAAGCTGGGCGCCTACGGCAAGGAGCACCTTGAGGGCCGCGGTGTCGAGGTCTACCTGAAGACCGGCATGGACTCCTGCGTGGACGGCCACGTCGTCCTGAACAACGGCCTCGAGGTCGACTCGAACACGATCGTGTGGACCGCGGGCGTCAAGCCCAACCCGGCGCTGTCCCGCTTCGGTCTGCCGCTCGGCCCCCGTGGCCACGTCGACACCCAGACGACTCTCCAGGTCCAGGGCACCGACTACATCTGGGCCGCGGGCGACAACGCCCAGGTCCCGGACATGGTCGGCCGCAAGGCCGGCAACGAGAACGCCTGGTGCCCGCCGAACGCCCAGCACGCGCTGCGTCAGGCGAAGGTCCTCGGCGACAACGTGATCTCCGGCATGCGGGGCTTCCCGCAGAAGGAGTACAGCCACGCCAACAAGGGTGCGGTCGCCGGTCTCGGCCTGCACAAGGGCGTCGCGATGATCGTCATGGGCAAGATGAAGATCAAGCTCAAGGGCCGTCTCGCCTGGTACATGCACCGCGCGTACCACGGCATGGCGATGCCGACGTTCAACCGCAAGATCCGTGTCTTCGCGGACTGGACGCTGGGCATGTTCCTCAAGCGCGAGGTCGTCTCCCTCGGCGCCATGGAGACGCCGCGCGAGGAGTTCTACGAGGCGGCCAAGCCGGCTCCGAAGCCCGCGGCCGCGGCCGAGCCCGCCCCGGCGGTCAAGGCCGAGGAGAAGGCCAAGGCCTCCTGA
- a CDS encoding ABC transporter permease gives MFRTALRNVLAHKARLLMTVLAVMLGVAFVSGTLVFTDTFGNAYKNKSAKSFDHVSVAIQPDGGSDSEDGESKDPARLTDGLLKKAAALPGAESAIGSVNGFTALADKDGKLVGGEWGTTGSNFYPGKDGKDPRYAFTKGAAPKSAADIALDSRTAERTGFKVGDTVRYSTDGPVRTAKVSGVFDTDDGSVVAGGSLVVLDNKTALKALNKSEYDEIDVKAAAGTSESALKSSIEKILPKDTDAVTGGQLSDDQERMIEQQTSSMSQVLLIFAGIALFVGIFIIANTFTMLVAQRTKELALMRAVGASRRQVTRSVLIEAFLVGLIAAVAGFGLGLGVSVGLEALMNSGGASLPDGPLVIAPTTIVVALLIGVVVTMLAAWLPGRRAAKIPPVAAMNSVHATPTTRGLVVRNTIGSLIVAFGLVLLFMDDNYVMAGGAAVILVGVIVLTPLLSRPFIAASAPLLKPFGVTGKLSRLNSVRNPRRTASTAAALMIGLTLITGMTVIATSMGSAINKMAAGSMKADYSVSMANFEELTPEVREKIDKLPVVEASSPLRTAYGEADGSYTVINGVDPKSFGKLVGLDFTSGSVDDLKAGTALVDTDTAKDKGLKAGDTFPLKFDEDGKTVRLKVAGVYEGNEMLNGLFAPTSVVDPHLSKLVDKQVLVKMKGGTSERAENAIVDALGDNPAITVQDKDDVSNAVAGGINMVLNMLYGLLAMAILIAVLGVINTLAMSVFERKHEIGMLRAIGLDRAKVKQMVRLESVVISLFGAVLGIGLGLFMGWAVGGSIAEKVATYSMEIPAGRIAIFLAIAAVVGVMAAVWPARSAARLNPLMAIKSE, from the coding sequence ATGTTCCGTACCGCCCTGCGCAACGTGCTGGCGCACAAAGCACGGCTGTTGATGACCGTGCTCGCCGTCATGCTCGGCGTCGCGTTCGTCTCCGGCACCCTCGTCTTCACCGACACCTTCGGCAACGCCTACAAGAACAAGTCGGCGAAGAGCTTCGACCACGTCTCCGTCGCCATCCAGCCCGACGGCGGCTCCGACTCCGAGGACGGCGAGTCCAAGGATCCCGCACGCCTCACCGACGGCCTCCTGAAGAAGGCCGCGGCCCTGCCCGGGGCCGAGTCCGCGATCGGCTCGGTCAACGGCTTCACCGCGCTCGCCGACAAGGACGGCAAGCTGGTGGGCGGCGAGTGGGGCACCACCGGCTCCAACTTCTACCCGGGCAAGGACGGCAAGGACCCCCGGTACGCGTTCACCAAGGGCGCCGCCCCGAAGTCCGCCGCCGACATCGCCCTGGACTCCCGTACCGCCGAGCGCACCGGATTCAAGGTCGGCGACACCGTCCGCTACTCCACCGACGGCCCCGTCCGCACCGCCAAGGTCTCCGGCGTCTTCGACACCGACGACGGCAGCGTCGTCGCGGGCGGCAGCCTCGTCGTGCTCGACAACAAGACCGCGCTGAAGGCGCTGAACAAGTCCGAGTACGACGAGATCGACGTCAAGGCCGCCGCGGGCACCTCCGAGTCGGCGCTCAAGAGCTCCATCGAGAAGATCCTGCCGAAGGACACGGACGCCGTCACCGGCGGTCAGCTCTCGGACGACCAGGAGCGGATGATCGAGCAGCAGACCAGCTCCATGAGCCAGGTCCTGCTGATCTTCGCCGGTATCGCACTGTTCGTCGGCATCTTCATCATCGCCAACACCTTCACCATGCTGGTCGCCCAGCGCACCAAGGAGCTCGCACTGATGCGCGCCGTCGGCGCCTCGCGCCGCCAGGTGACGCGCTCCGTGCTCATCGAGGCGTTCCTCGTCGGCCTGATCGCCGCCGTGGCCGGGTTCGGGCTCGGCCTCGGTGTCTCGGTCGGCCTGGAGGCCCTGATGAACTCCGGCGGCGCCTCGCTGCCCGACGGCCCGCTCGTCATCGCCCCGACGACCATCGTGGTGGCGCTCCTGATCGGCGTGGTCGTGACCATGCTGGCCGCCTGGCTGCCGGGCCGCCGCGCCGCGAAGATCCCGCCGGTCGCCGCGATGAACAGCGTCCACGCGACGCCCACCACGCGCGGTCTGGTCGTCCGCAACACCATCGGCTCGCTCATCGTGGCGTTCGGCCTGGTCCTGCTGTTCATGGACGACAACTACGTGATGGCGGGCGGCGCGGCCGTCATCCTCGTCGGCGTCATCGTCCTCACCCCGCTGCTGTCCCGGCCGTTCATCGCCGCCTCCGCGCCGCTCCTGAAGCCGTTCGGCGTCACCGGCAAGCTGTCGCGCCTCAACTCGGTGCGCAACCCGCGCCGTACGGCGTCCACGGCCGCGGCCCTGATGATCGGCCTCACCCTCATCACCGGGATGACGGTCATCGCGACCTCCATGGGCAGCGCCATCAACAAGATGGCCGCGGGCTCCATGAAGGCCGACTACAGCGTCTCCATGGCGAACTTCGAGGAGCTGACCCCCGAGGTCCGCGAGAAGATCGACAAGCTCCCGGTCGTCGAGGCGAGCTCCCCGCTGCGCACCGCGTACGGCGAGGCGGACGGCAGCTACACGGTCATCAACGGCGTCGACCCGAAGTCGTTCGGCAAGCTGGTCGGCCTCGACTTCACCAGCGGCTCGGTGGACGACCTGAAGGCGGGCACGGCGCTCGTCGACACGGACACGGCGAAGGACAAGGGCCTCAAGGCCGGTGACACGTTCCCGCTGAAGTTCGACGAGGACGGCAAGACCGTCCGCCTGAAGGTCGCGGGTGTCTACGAGGGCAACGAGATGCTCAACGGTCTCTTCGCCCCCACCTCCGTCGTCGACCCGCACCTCTCCAAGCTCGTCGACAAGCAGGTCCTGGTGAAGATGAAGGGCGGCACCTCGGAGCGCGCCGAGAACGCCATCGTCGACGCCCTCGGCGACAACCCGGCCATCACCGTCCAGGACAAGGACGACGTCAGCAACGCGGTCGCGGGCGGCATCAACATGGTCCTGAACATGCTGTACGGCCTCCTCGCGATGGCCATCCTCATCGCGGTGCTCGGCGTCATCAACACGCTGGCCATGTCGGTCTTCGAACGCAAGCACGAGATCGGCATGCTGCGCGCCATCGGCCTGGACCGCGCGAAGGTCAAGCAGATGGTGCGCCTCGAGTCGGTCGTGATCTCGCTGTTCGGCGCGGTCCTCGGCATCGGCCTCGGCCTCTTCATGGGCTGGGCCGTGGGCGGCAGCATCGCCGAGAAGGTCGCCACGTACTCGATGGAGATCCCGGCCGGCCGGATCGCGATCTTCCTGGCGATCGCCGCGGTGGTCGGCGTGATGGCGGCGGTGTGGCCGGCGCGGAGCGCGGCTCGCCTGAACCCGCTGATGGCCATCAAGAGTGAGTAG
- a CDS encoding DUF6082 family protein produces MPESPLHTSAAVDADHAAYKALPVCVCAGHRSTSISGLSEEEARQALFANMVVSWWQSVYLIKEMTDEQLALQLESFFCESANREYWARNRMSWRSFADAASSKREKVFVGMVEAQFHSAMTQRP; encoded by the coding sequence GTGCCCGAAAGCCCACTGCACACTTCTGCGGCCGTCGACGCGGACCATGCGGCGTACAAGGCGCTTCCAGTTTGCGTCTGCGCCGGTCACCGGAGTACCAGTATCTCCGGTCTCTCGGAAGAGGAGGCGCGGCAGGCGTTGTTCGCCAACATGGTCGTCTCGTGGTGGCAATCCGTATACCTCATCAAGGAAATGACGGACGAGCAATTGGCTTTGCAGCTCGAATCATTCTTTTGCGAGAGTGCGAATAGGGAATACTGGGCCAGGAATAGAATGTCGTGGAGGAGTTTCGCGGACGCCGCATCCTCCAAGAGGGAGAAGGTTTTCGTTGGCATGGTGGAGGCGCAATTTCATTCCGCGATGACCCAACGTCCGTAG
- a CDS encoding DUF4287 domain-containing protein produces the protein MSQVFSEETHRNMLARIPHCTGREVSDWLRAVEEGPSLFRFEEKVSWLRSEHNLAYGHAKAIIHEYDLRRAARKLL, from the coding sequence ATGTCCCAAGTCTTCTCCGAGGAGACCCACCGCAACATGCTCGCCCGAATCCCCCACTGCACCGGTCGTGAAGTCTCCGACTGGCTGCGCGCCGTGGAGGAAGGACCCTCCCTCTTCCGCTTCGAGGAAAAAGTCAGCTGGCTCCGCTCGGAACACAATCTCGCGTACGGGCACGCGAAGGCGATCATCCACGAGTACGACCTCAGGCGGGCCGCCCGCAAACTCCTCTGA
- a CDS encoding DUF397 domain-containing protein, translating into MQKSDLYALDISHVTWEKSSFSLANGDCVEVAYLPGGAVALRDSKNPHVAPLRFASAEWTAFRSGIKADELKG; encoded by the coding sequence ATGCAGAAAAGCGATCTCTACGCCCTCGATATCTCGCACGTGACGTGGGAGAAGTCCTCATTCAGTCTCGCCAATGGTGACTGCGTCGAGGTGGCGTATCTGCCGGGGGGAGCCGTCGCTCTGCGCGACTCCAAGAACCCGCACGTTGCACCCTTGCGCTTCGCCTCCGCCGAGTGGACTGCGTTCCGTAGCGGCATCAAGGCGGATGAGCTCAAGGGCTGA
- a CDS encoding Ppx/GppA phosphatase family protein has protein sequence MNRVAAIDCGTNSIRLLVADADPATGELVDLDRRMTIVRLGQGVDRTGRLAQEALDRTFAACREYAAVIKEHGAERVRFVATSASRDAENRDEFVRGVLDILGVEPEVISGDQEAEFSFTGATKELTGRDDLAKPYLVVDIGGGSTEFVVGTDRVEAARSVDVGCVRMTERHLVRDGVVTDPPAPEQLDAIRADIEAALDLAERTVPLKEARTLVGLAGSVTTVAAIALDLDVYDSQAIHHARIPYQQVSAIVDRLTRATHDERAAIPVMHPGRADVIASGALVLLAIMDRVGAREVVVSEHDILDGIAYKVAEDVEAGRKGD, from the coding sequence GTGAACCGGGTCGCCGCCATCGACTGCGGTACGAACTCGATCCGCCTGCTGGTCGCGGACGCGGACCCGGCCACGGGTGAGCTGGTCGACCTGGACCGGCGGATGACGATCGTCCGGCTCGGCCAGGGCGTGGACAGGACGGGCCGCCTCGCGCAGGAGGCGCTGGACCGCACCTTCGCGGCCTGCCGCGAGTACGCCGCGGTCATCAAGGAGCACGGCGCCGAACGCGTCCGCTTCGTCGCGACGTCCGCGTCCCGCGACGCGGAGAACCGCGACGAGTTCGTGCGCGGCGTCCTGGACATCCTGGGCGTCGAGCCGGAGGTCATCAGTGGCGACCAGGAGGCGGAGTTCTCCTTCACCGGGGCCACCAAGGAACTGACAGGCCGTGACGACCTGGCGAAGCCGTACCTGGTGGTGGACATCGGCGGCGGCTCCACGGAGTTCGTGGTCGGCACGGACCGGGTGGAGGCGGCCCGCTCGGTCGACGTCGGCTGCGTCCGCATGACCGAGCGGCACCTCGTACGCGACGGCGTGGTCACCGACCCGCCCGCGCCCGAGCAGCTCGACGCGATCCGCGCGGACATCGAGGCCGCCCTGGACCTCGCCGAGCGCACGGTCCCGCTCAAGGAGGCCCGCACGCTGGTGGGCCTTGCGGGCTCGGTCACCACGGTCGCCGCGATCGCCCTGGACCTCGACGTCTACGACTCCCAGGCGATCCACCACGCCCGCATCCCGTACCAGCAGGTCAGCGCCATCGTGGACCGCCTGACCCGCGCCACGCACGACGAGCGCGCCGCGATCCCGGTCATGCACCCGGGCCGCGCCGACGTCATCGCGTCGGGCGCCCTGGTCCTGCTGGCGATCATGGACAGGGTGGGCGCACGCGAGGTCGTGGTGAGCGAGCACGACATCCTCGACGGCATCGCCTACAAAGTGGCAGAGGACGTCGAGGCAGGCCGAAAGGGCGACTGA
- a CDS encoding ABC transporter ATP-binding protein, which produces MTTTPFAARATAVAARATDLSKVYGQGETQVVALDHVSVDFGQGEFTAIMGPSGSGKSTLMHCVAGLDSFSSGSVRIGETELSTLKDKQLTKLRRDKIGFIFQAFNLLPTLTALENITLPMDIAGRKPDKRWLEQVIEMVGLSGRLSHRPTELSGGQQQRVAVARALASQPEIIFGDEPTGNLDSRSGAEVLGFLRNSVRDLGQTVVMVTHDPVAASYADRVIFLADGRVVDEMHGPTADGVLDRMKHFDAKGRTS; this is translated from the coding sequence GTGACCACCACCCCCTTCGCCGCCCGCGCCACCGCCGTGGCCGCACGCGCCACGGACCTCTCCAAGGTGTACGGACAGGGCGAGACCCAGGTGGTCGCCCTGGACCACGTCTCCGTCGACTTCGGGCAGGGTGAGTTCACCGCGATCATGGGTCCCTCGGGCTCCGGCAAGTCGACGCTGATGCACTGCGTCGCGGGCCTGGACAGCTTCAGCTCCGGCTCCGTGCGCATCGGCGAAACGGAACTGTCCACGCTGAAGGACAAGCAGCTCACCAAGCTCCGCCGGGACAAGATCGGCTTCATCTTCCAGGCGTTCAACCTGCTGCCGACGCTGACGGCACTGGAGAACATCACGCTGCCGATGGACATCGCGGGCCGCAAGCCGGACAAGCGGTGGCTGGAGCAGGTCATCGAGATGGTCGGCCTCTCCGGGCGGCTCAGCCACCGACCCACGGAGCTCTCCGGCGGGCAGCAGCAGCGTGTCGCCGTGGCCCGCGCGCTCGCCTCCCAGCCGGAGATCATCTTCGGTGACGAACCGACCGGCAACCTCGACTCGCGCTCCGGCGCGGAGGTCCTCGGCTTCCTCCGCAACTCCGTGCGGGACCTCGGGCAGACCGTCGTGATGGTCACGCACGACCCCGTGGCGGCGTCGTACGCGGACCGCGTGATCTTCCTCGCGGACGGACGGGTCGTCGACGAGATGCACGGGCCGACGGCGGACGGCGTCCTCGACCGCATGAAGCACTTCGACGCGAAGGGCCGGACGAGCTAG